TTCACCTGAGCATCCTTTTCTCCCCTGTCAgcatcctgacctgcagcagcagcttcatgtaaattctgttttttctttcagaaaattttttctttcagaaggtggagacagctaccaggggagaggctgttctagatttgattttgacaaataaggaggaactggttgagaatttgaaagcggAAGGCAGCtttggtgaaagtgatcatgaaacgATAGCGttaatgattctaaggaatggtaggagggagaacagcaaaataaagacaatggatttcaagaaggcagacttttagcaaactcagggagttggtaggtaagatcccatgggaagcaagtctaaaggggaaaacagttcaagagagttggcagtttttcaaagagacattattaagggcacaagaggaaactatcccactgcataggaaagataggaagtatggcaagagaccaccttggcttaaccaggagatcttcaatgatctaaaaatcaaaaaagagtcctacaaaaagtggaaactaggtcaaattacaaaggatgaatataaacaaacaagtctgtagggacaaaattagaaatgccaaggcacaaaatgagatcaaaccagttagagacataaaaggtaacaagaaaacactctacaaatacattagaagcaaaaggaagaccaaggacagggtaggtccATTACTCAGTTGGGGGTAAGgggaataataacagaaaatgtggaaatggcagaggtgcttaatgacttctttgtttcggttttgaccaagaaggttggtggtgattggacgtctaacgtAGTggataccagtgaaaatgaggttggATCAGAcaaggctaaaatagggaaagaacaagttaaaaattacttggattACTTGGAAAAAATTATTTGGAAatcagatgtcttcaagtcaccagggcctgatgaactgcatcctagaatactcaaggagctgactgaggagatatctgagccattagcgattatctttgagaaggcatggaagatgggagaaattccagaagactggaaaagggaaaatatagtgcccatctataaagaggcaaataaggacaacccagggaattacagatcagtcagcttaacttctgtacccagaaagataatggagcaaataattaagcaatcaatttgcaaatatctagaagataataaggtgataagtaaccatcagcatggatttgtcaaaaacaaatcatgtcaaaccaacctgacagctttctttgacagggtaacaagccttgtggatagggggcaagcagtagatgtggtatatcttgattttagtaaagcttttgatactgtcctgcatggccttctcataaactagggaaatgcaacctagatggagcgactataaggtgggtgcaaaactggttggaaaacctttcccagagagtagttacagtggttcagagtcatgctggaagggcataatgagtggggtcctgcaggtatCAGTTCTGGGtatggttctgttcaatatcttcatcaatgatttagataatggcatacagagtacacttataaagtttgtggatgataccaagatggaaGGGGTTCCAAGAgcctttggaggataggattaaaattcaaaatgatctggacaaactggagaaatggtctgaagtaaacaggatgaaattcaataaggacaaatgcaaagtactcctcaAAGGAAGTAaaaatcagttgcatacatacaaaacaggaaatgactgcctaggaaggagtactgcagaaagggatctgggggtcgtagtggaccacaagctaaatatgagtcaacagtgtaacgctgttgcaaaaaaagcgaatatcattctgggatgtattagcaggagtgttgtaagcaagatacgagaagtaattcttccgctctgattaggcctcaaccagagtattgtgtccagttctgggcaccacatttcagaatggatgtggacaaattggagagagtccagagaagagcaacaacaatgattaaaggtctagaaaacatgacctatgagggaagactgaaaaaattgagtttgtttagtctaggaaagagaagactgagaggggacatggtaacagttttcaagtatgtaaaagattgttacaaggaggaggaagaaaacttgtttttcttagcctctgaggataggacaagaagcaatgagcttaaactgcagcaagggaggtttaggttggacattaggaaaaaagtcagggtggtgaagcactggaattaattgcctagggaggttgtagaaccTCCaagattggagatttttaagagcaggttagacaaacacctgtcaggaatggtctagataattagttcTGCcctaagtgcaggggactggactagatgacctctcaaggtccctatCTGGTATAGATAGAGCTAGACTCTCTATGGAGCTCATTTGCATGCTATTTTGCCAGTTTTAACTTCTTCCACAGATGATAGAATGGATGAACTCTTTTAGCAGCAAGCATGTCTCAGAGGAAGCTTTCTAATGAATGTGATACCAGCTGGCCAGAGTGCAGTCCATGGTAACCATCTGGGGCAAAGAAAAAATCCAGTTGTAGCTGATTCAGAATGTTCTGATCCATGACGGAGCATCCAAACACTTTCTCAAGCCTGCTGGGATACCATTACAAGCAACTAAACATCAAGGCCCTATAACTGAGACACCCTTCAAAATGCATTAACAGGAAAATTTCTAATAAAGTTTTCTTTGTAAAGATTCACAAACAAAACTGGACTTTGAATAAAACTGTGCTTTGAAAACCCATGTCTAAAGATACGATATGCTGACATTAAAGAATCGTTGTGTTTTCAATAACACTCCTCCTTTCATAGGTTAAGGGGGAGGATAATACACACATACTGAATatgataaatataaaaatgaaggaTTGCTAAACGGTAAGATTACGAGCTTATGAGTTATACTTTAATAATTTGTAATTACGGATAGTGAATGAGTCTAGATGAGATAACACTTAAGCCAAAGCCTTGCTGGCATAAGTTGGTGTTGCCAATTCTTCTTTTACGTCGTATTGCTGATCTGCTTAAAACGATGCTGTGCTGACAAAACAAAGATAATATGTTGTGCTGGAAGTTTTAAGgtagaaacaaacaaacctgtaACAACAACAAGCCTTTTACTGGGAAAACACAGGGGAAGGGTGACACAGAACGACATGCTATAAAACATACATAAAGAGCAAAAATAAAAGCGGAAGTTGGATAAATTAAAGATTGCACATGCATAACGTACAGGTTATATAAAACCAAAAGGGTTGATGTGCTAAAAGGCAACTGGAGAACAATTATGTGATCTATAATGTAaaaacagtggccagtgccaggagctccagcgggaatgaacagaacaagtaatcatcaagtgatccatcccccgtcgcacattcccagcttctcgcaaacagaggccttgtctacattaccaaattaggtcaaatttatagaagtcagttttatagaaagcgtttttatacagtcgattgtgtgtgtccccacacaaatgctctaattGCATGTAGTCAGTGGAGTGTGTCCACGGCACCAAGGCaaccgttgacttccggagcgttacactgtgggtagctatcccacagttcctgcagtctccactgcccatttgaattctgggtagaaatcccagtgcctgatggagctaaaacattgtagcgggtggttctgggtacatattgtcaggccccccttccctccctccctccgtgaaaccAAGGgcagacacaaaaagaaaaggagtctgtctttttgcgaagacagactaacacggctgttactctgaaacaagggcagacaattgttttgcaccttttttcttgagttacctgtgcagacgccataccacggcaagcatggagcccactcagctcactgtcaccgtacgtctcctgggtgctggcagacgtggtaatgcactgctacacagcaacagcttattgccttttggcagcagacagtgcagtatgactggtagccatcgtcgacgtagtccagggtgctcttttaaccgacctcgatgaggtcagggacGCCTGGGCAAAcctgggagtgactcagccaggtcatttcccttttaagtttagtctcatggtgattcagtccgaccggcagtgcactgtcttttaatctgcagccagcagaagacgatggccagcagtcatactgcactatcttctgccgagcacccaggagatgacgatggctagtggtcgtactgcacagtctgctgccagcaagatgtgtAAAGATAGATGAAATGGATcagaacaagaaatagaccagatttgttttgtattcattttctcctccctccctccgtgaaatcaacagcctgctaaacccagttttgagttctatccttaagggggccattttgtttctcgcaaagccatcccctttgttgattttaattccctgtaagccaaccctgtaagccatgttgtcagtcgcccctccctccgccagagcaaaggcaaacaatcgtttcacgtccttttccctggattgcccgagtaggagcagacgccatagcacagcaagcatggagccccttCAGCTCACcccagcagttatgaccattgtaaacacctcgcgcattattgtgcagtgtatgcagaaccagcacctgaaaaaccaggtgaggaggcgaccGCAGCGCAGTGATGAGGCCCTGAAcgcacttttctctaaaaccgcgttcccccgcaatttggagatcatggtgttaatggggcaggctcatgctgtggaacgctgattctgggcctgggaaacaagcacagactggtgggaccgcaagtgttgcaggtctgggatgattcccagtggctccgaaacttttgcacgcataagggcactttcatggaactttgtgacttgagggcaggggaaagcaagcgCAAGAAttccaagatgagagcagccctcacagttcacaagcgagtggcaatagccctgtggaagcttgaaatgccagacagctaccagtcagtcggaaatcaatttggagtgggcaaatctactgtgggaaaTCTACTGTGATGCAACTAGCCAACGCAATCACaatctgctgctatcaaaggtagtgactctgggaaatgtgcaggtcatactagatggctttgctgtaatgggattccctaactggtagggctatagacggaacgcatattcctatcttgggaccagaccaccagggcagccagtatataaaccacaaggggtacttttcaatggtgttgcaagcactggtggatcacaagggacgtttcaccaacatcaacgtgggatggccgggaaaggttcatgacgcttgcgtcttctggtctgtttaaacggctgcaggaagggatttacttcccagaccagaaaataactgttggggatgttgaaatgccaatagttatcctcggggacccagcctaccccttaatgccctggctcataaagccgtacacaggcaccctggacagtagtcaggagctgttcaactataggctgagcaagtgcagaatggtggtagagtgtgcatttggacgtttaaagggtcgctggtgcagtttactgactcgctcagacctcagcgaaaccaatattcccattgttattgctgcttgttgtgtgcgcCACAATCTTTGTGACAGtaagggggaagacgtttatggcggggtgggaggttgatgcaaatcgcctggctgctgaatacgcacagccagacaccagggtggttaaaagagcacagctggaagcgctgcgcatcagagaagctttgaaaaccagtttcatgactggccagggtactgtgtgacacttctgtttgtttcttcttgatgaaaacccgcccccttggttgactctaattctcTGTAAACCACTCGCCCTcccgccttcgatcacagcttgcttgcaaaggaaataaagtcactatcatttaaaaaacatgtattctttattaattgattataaaaatagggagataactcacaaggtagcccgggtggggtgtgggaggagggtaggagggaagaaaaaggccactttaaaacttgttgaatgccagccttctgttgcttgggctgtctactggggtggagtggttgggtgcccagagcctcccaccccgtgttcttgggcgtctgggtggggaggctatggaacttggggaggagggagggtggttaagcaggggctgcagcagcagtctgtgattctgctgctgttcatgaacctccaccagacgccggagcatgtccgtttgatcctgcagtatccccagcatttcctcatgcctcctcctctccctcacaTTCATCAGCCaccgtcctgtactctgctattgtgtctcTCCACAccgctctgtcagtgccagacgactgcatgagctcagagaacatttcatcgtgcatgcgtttttttcgccgccttatctgagatagcctctgggatggaggaggaaggcttgaaacatttgcagctgctggaggaaaaaaagggagtgaaatatttaaaaaggtacattttacaGAAGAATGGCTAttctctttcacggtgaacaacactattcacattacacagcacatgagattttggtacaaggtcgcattttgcatcttatattgagtgcctgtggctttggtgttagagatcacacacgcagggccaggcaacagaatttggcttgcaggcggccGTGGGAAGCCATAgtcttccagcttctgcaacgttcataacagcagccccctcctttcccataacaAACAAAGCCCGCTGAGCTGGccatttactgctgcagttttcctgttaacttGCAGCAGcggaaaccaaactaaccccctccacccatccaattctctgggatgatcgcttttcccctccccccaccgcgtggctggtatcagggaagatccctgctagccaaatgcgaacagctcagcgccaatggtcccccctcccaccgcgtggctaactgcggggaggatttcttttcagccacaggcaaacagcgcagtaggaacgggcacctctgaatgtccccttaatcaaattcccctatttcaaccaggttaccatgaaagatatcactctcctgaggataacacagagagataaagaacggatgttgcttgaatgccagcaaacactgggaccatacgctgccaggcttggTCATGCAacgataccagattacttgctactagcatggcatggtaaagtgtcctaccatggaggacggaataaggctgctctccccagaaaccttctgcaaaggcttttagagtacctccaggagaacttcatggagatgtccctggaagatttccgctccatccccagacatgttaacagacttttccagcagcagtactggccacgaatgcatcccaaggcctcagggctacttaatcattaaaaaacgcttgcttttataacatgtattatattttaaaaggtacactcaccagaggtcccttctccagcttcattgggttgggagggtatttcagtcagggtgataaaaagatcctggctgtcagggagaacggtgtgttgtgtgctctccccaagcttgtcgtcctcctcatcttccccatctgcaaaatcctcagctatGGTGGAGAGTATTCCAtcctcggagtccacggacaggggtggggtaatggtggcggccccccctagaattgcatgcagctcagagtagaagcggcatgtctggggctctgtcccggagcgtccgtttgattctttggttttctggtacgcttgtctgagctcctcaAGTTTCACTTGGCACTGTGATGCATCCtggatgtagcctctgtccctcatggcctcggagattttttgaaatgttttggcatttcgtcttttggaacgtagttctgatagcacggattcctctccccatacagcgatcagatccagtacctcccgttcagtccatgctggagctctttttcgattctcggactgcatggtcatctgtgctgatgagctcacctgcccaaacaggaaatgagattcaaaagttcccagggcttttcctgtacccctggccagtgcatctgagttcagagtgctgtccagagcggtcacaatggtgtactgtgggatagctcccgtaggccaatacctttgaattgcatccacactaaccctaattcgaaatggcgatgtcgatttcagctctaatcccctcgttggggaggagtacagaaattggttttaagagccctttatgtcgaaaaaatagcttcgttgtgtggacggatgcagggttaattcggatttaatgctgctaaatccgacataaacttgtagtgtagaccaggccaaaggctagggacaccatccctgtccatcctaatagccattgatggacctatcctccatgaacttacctagttcccttttgaatcctgttatagtcttggccttcataacatcctctggttgactgtgcactgtgtgaaaaaatacttccttttgtttgttttaaatctgctgcctattaatttcatttggtgacccctagttcttgcatTATGGGaggagtaagtaacacttccttatttactttcttcacaccagtcatgattttctagacctctatcatatcccctcttagttgactcttttcca
The Eretmochelys imbricata isolate rEreImb1 chromosome 1, rEreImb1.hap1, whole genome shotgun sequence DNA segment above includes these coding regions:
- the LOC144257505 gene encoding zinc finger and SCAN domain-containing protein 29-like → MTMQSENRKRAPAWTEREVLDLIAVWGEESVLSELRSKRRNAKTFQKISEAMRDRGYIQDASQCQVKLEELRQAYQKTKESNGRSGTEPQTCRFYSELHAILGGAATITPPLSVDSEDGILSTIAEDFADGEDEEDDKLGESTQHTVLPDSQDLFITLTEIPSQPNEAGEGTSAANVSSLPPPSQRLSQIRRRKKRMHDEMFSELMQSSGTDRAVWRDTIAEYRTVADECEGEEEA